In the genome of Oscarella lobularis chromosome 1, ooOscLobu1.1, whole genome shotgun sequence, one region contains:
- the LOC136199750 gene encoding protein inturned-like, giving the protein MLSASSGLSSSDSALFDPQGDKPDPSFANRASLDFDRFDDSEADILGGADTIHPQGGVFFIEESRRALSPIRSASPDGVPTSTAPRIRPSSAAAASTSEKKERKSRWKRLLPSALMRRAGKSRKTKGDVVDERVGKTQTIVIRVPTGRRIDSLESLGIVAGRSFRGEEKGRFQVKRLVSDGLAEKTNEIRIGDYILALNGTSVTKDIIDQVLRDNSNSNEISLTVYRMGMSRTRVRLRRHASTATPALIHLFNGTPSASWKMTMSGIPHCVMYLKLTGDDDSEGNDGAEKDVLYSYPGEDSHWRLSKILLNVRGAFLTLGHMMEEVAGSHVESSTVFVNDQLVHVGYRHYGRCLLLLALPARTVHLHSLVEYLDDVCKLFAFLYGSVPSAFESSGNFKRLDHTFSLIFERLLSPGESGFSTRMNDTSHGLLKLYVQPDLLVKASSVLSDLESDDHSETFDVLVLRRKYRIRSSCLFYKGYLVDSHMTDEDLSVVGIYCRYHCILSAMRKQKLGHVVIWTKVFSGEEEAAGQKYLLLVGMANALVCVLMETGWELEELPPHVGLDPLYIDLAREVILTLNVRGLLEALDMRLTSSRIPAVTQADDLVLMSSGSSSLSVPDSDDLGRHKSRLVNRKFGKPGTSSLTKCAGLVFHYVNVDTVSGIIVAPTEAVPGQFSGPIHAEVVRSFHKACIAIRKVLKSQSIKNDGNKVREHGLLFHCPLTSHADRSKSVTTLPYWAIGRLVHEREFYVCFQDSIGWSAAEMAFRFAFGAMV; this is encoded by the exons ATGCTTTCAGCGAGTTCGGGTCTCAGTTCGTCCGACAGCGCTCTTTTCGACCCGCAAGGAGACAAGCCGGACCCGTCGTTTGCAAACCGAGCATCGCTCGacttcgatcgtttcgacgacag CGAAGCGGACATTCTCGGAGGAGCGGACACAATCCACCCTCAAGgcggcgttttcttcatcgaAGAAAGCCGTCGCGCACTGTCGCCCATTCGCAGCGCTTCTCCGGACGGCgttccgacgtcgacggcgccgcgAATTCGTCCGTCGAGcgccgcggcggcgtcgacgagcgaaaagaaagaacgcaAGTCGAGATGGAAACGATTGCTTCCTTCGGCGTTGATGCGACGCGCGGGGAAGAGTCGCAAgacgaaaggcgacgtcgtcgacgaacgcgtcggAAAGACGCAGACGATCGTCATTCGAGTTCCGACgggacgacgaatcgattcgcTCGAGAGCTTGGGCATCGTCGCCGGACGAAGCTTTCGCGGCGAAGAGAAGGGACGATTTCAGGTGAAGCGTCTCGTATCGGACGGTTTGGcggagaaaacgaacgaaattAGAATCG GTGATTATATTCTTGCTCTAAACGGGACATCCGTGACGAAAGACATAATAGATCAAGTGCTGAGAGACAATTCCAATTCCAATGAG ATTTCTCTCACCGTGTACAGGATGGGAATGAGTCGAACTCGcgttcgacttcgtcgtcacgccaGCACCGCCACGCCGGCATTGATTCATCTCTTCAACGggacgccgtcggcgagttggaagatgacgatgagcGGCATACCGCACTGCGTCATGTATCTCAAGTtgaccggcgacgacgattccgagGGAAACGACGGCGCGGAGAAGGACGTATTATACAGTTATCCGGGCGAAGACAGTCACTGGAGATTGTCGAAAATTCTTCTCAACGTTcgaggcgcttttctgactcTCGGTCACATGATGGAGGAAGTGGCCGGCTCGCACGTCGAGAG TTCAACGGTGTTTGTGAATGATCAACTTGTTCACGTGGGCTATAGGCACTATGGCAGGTGCTTGCTTCTCTTGGCTTTGCCCGCTCGTACGGTGCACCTTCATTCTCTCGTCGAGTATCTCGATGACGTCTGTAAATTGTTTGCTTTTCTCTACGGCTCTGTGCCTAG tgcCTTTGAGTCGAGTGGCAATTTCAAGCGACTCGATCACACGTTCTCTTTGATATTCGAGCGTCTTCTTAGTCCAGGCGAATCAGGTTTTAGCACGCGAATGAACGATACATCACATGGATTACTCAAGCTCTATGTCCAACCCGACCTCCTG GTCAAAGCCAGTAGCGTATTGAGCGACTTAGAGTCAGATGACCACAGCGAAACA TTTGATGTTCTTGTACTGAGACGAAAGTATCGAATTCGCAGCAGCTGCTTGTTTTACAAG ggtTACCTAGTGGACTCTCACATGACGGACGAGGATCTTTCCGTCGTCGGTATCTATTGCCGCTATCACTGCATTTTGAGTGCCAtgagaaagcaaaaattgGGCCACGTGGTCATCTGGACGAAGGTATTTAGCGGCGAGGAAGAAGCAGCTGGACAGAAATACCTTCTCCTAGTCGGAATG GCAAATGCACTTGTCTGTGTTCTTATGGAGACTGGATGGGAATTGGAGGAGCTGCCTCCACACGTCGGTCTCGACCCGCTCTACATTGATCTAGCGAGAGAAGTCATCCTAACATTAAATGTACGCGGCCTCTTAGAAGCTCTAGACATGAG ATTAACGTCAAGTCGAATCCCAGCCGTAACTCAGGCAGACGATTTAGTATTGATGTCGTCAGGGTCCTCGTCACTGTCAG taCCTGATTCTGATGATCTCGGTCGTCACAAAAGCAGACTGGTTAATAGGAAGTTTGGAAAGCCTGGGACGTCAAg TTTGACGAAGTGTGCCGGTCTTGTTTTCCACTACGTTAACGTGGACACGGTGAGCGGGATTATCGTTGCTCCTACTGAAGCCGTTCCCGGCCAATTCAGCGGGCCTATTCACGCGGAAGTGGTGAGAAGTTTCCACAAGGCGTGCATAGCCATAAGAAAAGTGCTCAAGAGCCAATCAATCAAG AATGATGGCAACAAAGTACGCGAACACGGTCTACTGTTTCACTGTCCTCTAACGAGCCACGCAGATCGAAGCAAATCGGTTACTACGTTGCCTTATTGGGCCATAGG ACGTCTGGTTCACGAAAGAGAATTCTACGTGTGCTTTCAAGACTCTATCGGGTGGAGTGCAGCCGAAATGGCATTCAGGTTTGCATTCGGTGCAATGGTGTGA